The Lutibacter profundi genome includes a region encoding these proteins:
- the fusA gene encoding elongation factor G, which translates to MARDLNYTRNIGIAAHIDAGKTTCTERILYYTGVSHKIGEVHDGAATMDWMEQEQERGITITSAATHCEWPYRGEKYVVNIIDTPGHVDFTVEVERSLRVLDGMVALFSAVDGVEPQSETVWRQADKYKVPRLGFVNKMDRQGSDFFNVCKQVKEMLGGNPVPLQVPIGDEDEFKGVVDLISKKAIIWNEEDMGMTYEEIEIPSELVEEVNKRRGELVEAVAEYDEELLEKFFEDEDSITEDEIIAALRAATIDMSIIPMMCGSAFKNKGVQTMLDAVMRYLPSPLDIEAIEGTDPDTGEPAFRKPNVNEPFSALAFKIATDPFVGRLAFFRVYSGVLDAGSYVLNVRSGKKERISRIYQMHSNKQEPISKIEAGDIGAAVGFKDIKTGDTMSDLKHPIVLESMTFPEPVIGIAVEPKTKADVDKLGMALAKLAEEDPTFQVKTDEASGQTIISGMGELHLEILVDRLKREFKVEVNEGQPQVEYKEAITTETKHREVYKKQSGGRGKFADIQFKIGPADDDKPGLVFVNSIKGGNVPKEFIPSVEKGFKAAMKNGPLAGYEMDSLKIELFDGSFHAVDSDQLSFELAAKMGYKAAAKAAKPVILEPIMKLEVVTPEENMGDIVGDLNRRRGQVNSMDDRSGAKVVKATVPLSEMFGYVTTLRTLSSGRATSSMEFSHYAQTPSNISEEVIEKAKG; encoded by the coding sequence CATCCTTTATTATACAGGTGTTTCACATAAAATAGGAGAAGTGCATGATGGTGCTGCAACTATGGATTGGATGGAGCAAGAACAAGAAAGAGGTATTACAATTACTTCTGCAGCTACACATTGTGAGTGGCCGTATAGAGGTGAAAAATATGTAGTAAATATTATTGATACTCCAGGTCACGTTGATTTTACTGTTGAGGTAGAGCGTTCTTTACGTGTTTTAGACGGGATGGTTGCTTTGTTTAGCGCTGTTGATGGTGTTGAACCACAATCTGAAACTGTTTGGAGGCAAGCTGATAAGTATAAAGTTCCAAGACTTGGGTTTGTGAATAAAATGGATCGTCAAGGTTCAGATTTCTTTAACGTTTGTAAACAAGTTAAAGAAATGTTAGGTGGGAATCCTGTTCCTTTACAAGTCCCTATTGGAGATGAAGATGAGTTTAAGGGTGTTGTAGATTTAATTTCAAAGAAAGCAATTATTTGGAATGAGGAAGATATGGGGATGACCTATGAAGAAATTGAAATTCCTTCAGAGTTAGTTGAAGAGGTTAACAAACGTCGTGGTGAACTAGTTGAAGCTGTAGCTGAATATGATGAAGAATTATTAGAGAAATTCTTTGAAGATGAAGATTCAATTACCGAAGATGAAATAATTGCTGCATTACGTGCTGCAACTATTGATATGTCTATTATCCCTATGATGTGTGGTTCTGCATTTAAGAATAAAGGTGTTCAAACAATGTTAGACGCCGTAATGAGATACTTGCCATCACCTTTAGATATAGAGGCTATTGAGGGGACTGATCCAGATACTGGAGAGCCTGCTTTTAGAAAGCCAAATGTAAATGAACCTTTCTCTGCATTAGCTTTTAAAATTGCAACAGATCCATTTGTTGGAAGATTGGCATTTTTTAGAGTATATTCTGGTGTGTTGGATGCAGGTTCATATGTGTTAAATGTGCGGTCAGGTAAAAAGGAACGTATCTCACGAATATATCAGATGCACTCTAATAAGCAAGAGCCAATTTCAAAAATTGAAGCAGGTGATATAGGCGCAGCAGTAGGTTTTAAAGATATTAAAACAGGAGATACAATGTCAGATTTAAAACACCCAATTGTGTTAGAATCTATGACATTTCCTGAACCAGTAATTGGTATAGCAGTAGAACCTAAGACTAAAGCAGATGTTGATAAATTAGGAATGGCTTTAGCAAAATTAGCTGAAGAAGATCCTACTTTTCAAGTGAAAACTGATGAAGCTTCAGGTCAAACCATTATTTCAGGTATGGGTGAATTACACCTTGAAATTTTAGTAGATCGTTTAAAACGTGAATTTAAGGTAGAAGTTAATGAGGGGCAACCTCAAGTTGAATATAAAGAAGCTATTACCACTGAAACAAAACATCGTGAAGTTTATAAAAAACAATCTGGTGGTAGAGGTAAATTTGCTGATATTCAATTTAAAATTGGACCTGCAGACGATGATAAGCCAGGATTGGTATTTGTTAATTCTATAAAAGGAGGTAACGTTCCTAAGGAATTTATTCCTTCTGTTGAAAAAGGATTTAAAGCAGCAATGAAGAATGGTCCATTAGCAGGTTATGAAATGGATAGCTTAAAAATAGAATTATTTGATGGTTCATTTCACGCAGTAGATTCAGATCAATTATCTTTTGAATTAGCAGCTAAGATGGGGTATAAAGCAGCAGCAAAAGCGGCAAAACCTGTTATACTTGAACCAATTATGAAATTGGAAGTTGTAACTCCTGAAGAAAATATGGGTGATATTGTTGGAGATTTAAATCGTCGTAGAGGACAAGTGAACTCTATGGATGATAGATCTGGAGCTAAAGTTGTGAAAGCAACTGTACCACTATCAGAAATGTTTGGGTATGTTACAACGCTAAGAACATTATCATCAGGTAG